The Candidatus Eisenbacteria bacterium genomic interval GGCGCGCGTCCGCTGAGGAGAACCATCCAGCGCTTCGTCGAGGACCCCCTTGCGGAACTCGTCTTGAGGGGAGCCCTACGTGAAGGGGTCGAGACGGAAGTGGGTAGAAAGGGAGACGAGATTTTTTTCAGGGAGTATGAGGGATGAAGAAGACCTGCCTGGCGCTGCTTGTTGTGTTCTTCTTTCTCTGTGTTCTTGGCGCACCCGCGTCCGGCCAGCTCACGTCCGGGCAATTCGTGCCCGACCAGCTCGCGTCCGGTGCGGGAGAAGTGAAGGTCCCGCCGATTTTGGAAATAAGACTGTCCGGGCTTGACCAAGTGGACTCGAGCGTGGTCCTCAACAGCTTCGGCATTGCGCCGGGAGCTGTTTTCAATTTTGAGATTGTCCGAAAGGGAGTGCGAAGCCTCTATTCTCTTGGCTATTTCGCAGACATCTGGGTCGAGGCAGAGCAGACGGCTGCAGGAATTGTGCTCACGCTCGTGCTGACTGAGAATCCCAGGGTCGTGGGCATAGAGCTTGAGGGAGTCAAGGGTATTGACGAGAAAACCCTCAAAGAGAAGCTCACACTGAAGGAGAATGATTTCCTTAACCAGCGCGCAATCTCCGCGCAGAAGGATACCATCGTCACCGCATATCAGGACGAGGGGTATCCGATGGCCACCGTGTCCGCCGTCACCACGCAGGAGAAGGAGAAGGGGAGGGTTGTCGTCACTTTCGGGGTGGACGAGGGCAAGAAGGTCAGGGTGAAGCGCGTTGACTTTAGCGGCAATCGATCCATAGGGTCCGTGAAGCTGAGAAAGCAAATGGACACGAAGATCAAGTCCTGGTGGAGAGGGGGCAAGTTTAAGCAAGAGACTTTGGACAGGGATCTTGAGCAGATTGTGAAGTACTATCAAAGCCAGGGCTTCCGTGACGCAAAAATCCTCGACCATCAGCTCAGTTACAGCAAGGACAAGAGGGACCTGGTCATCGGAATAGGCATTGAAGAAGGGCCGCCATACCTGGTCGGGAATACGGAGTGGAGCGGGAACAGTGTGGTGAGCACGGAGGACCTGAAAAGACTGCCCACGTACAAGAACGGTGACCGCTACGACATTGAGAAGATCGAAAAGACACTGTCAGACGTTTACTCCGTCTACGCAGAGCACGGCTACATCTTTGTGAACGTGGACAAGCAGGAGAGTGTCGATGGCGCCGCGGTCAACATACGTTTTTCGATTGAGGAGAACGAGCCTTCCTTTGTCAGACACGTCCTCGTCGAAGGAAACGACAGGACCAAAGAGAAGGTGATAAGGAGGGAGTTGACTGTCAAGCCGGGGCAGCCGTTCAAGAGATCGGTTCTCATGAGAAGCCAGCGCGACGTATACTCCCTCGGTTACTTCGAAGACGTGATCGTGGACTACCAGGTGAATCAGCCTCCCGACATAGACCTGATCTTCAAGATCAAGGAAAAGCAGACGGGGACAGCCACCGCAGGTGTCGGCTTCACGAGCGATGCCGGCCTGACGGGATATGTAGAGCTTGGTCACAACAATCTCTTCGGTAACGGCCAGAGCGTCACGCTGCACCTTGAAAAAGGTGCGAAGCGCACGAATCTCAACTTGAGTTTTACCGAACCCTGGTTCAGGGACACGCACACGAGCCTTGGCGCAGACATCTATAATCTCCAAACCAACCGGGACCTCTACGACGAATATAGAAAGGGCTGCGGGGTGCGCGTTGGGAGGCCGATCCCCTGGATCGATTACTCGGCGGGCTACGTCTCGTATACACTCGAAGACATCACCCTCGATGATTTCTCGAGCAGTTACACCGGTGACCTGGACGAGGTCGACTGGCCTCAGCGCACCAGCATGATAGAGACGGCGTTTATCAGGAACAGTACGGACAGTCCCTTCTATCCTTCGAAGGGTTCGAAATTCACGCTCAATTCGGAATTTACGGGTGGACCGCTCGGCGGTGATCAGGACTTCCACAAGCATACGATAGACTTGAAATGGTATCACAAGGTCTATTGGAAGACAGCGCTTCTCGTGCGTCCGCGTCTCGGCGTGATGGATTCTTACAGGCGCAGTCAGAAGGTGCCTTCGTACGACAGATTCAGGCTCGGCGGCACGACCGTGGACTTCCTGCGCGGGTACTCCGACTACGAAGTCGTTCCGGACAAGAATGTGAGGTACGTGGACGGGACGATCGTGAGATGGCCTGGAGGTCGGTTGATGAGCGCGCTTACGCTCGAATACCAGTTCCCGGTGGCGGACCCGTTGCACGCCCTATTCTTCCTGGACGTCGGCGCCACATGGAACAACGAGAAGGAAATAGATTTCTCGGGGTTCAAGAAGGGCGCGGGATTCGGCGTGAGGATCGACATTCCGATGCTGGGCCAGGTAGGCTTCGACTATGGTTACGGCTTCGATCGGATAGGAGGGGGTAAGTGGGAGCCCCACTTTATCATGGGTAGGCTTTTCTAGAGAACGGTATCGTTCCACTGTTTACGACTGAAAAGAGGTGAATTCTCGATGCGAACGGCGACCAGTCTCGTTCTCGTTGGCGTCTTTTTTTTGTGTCTTGTCTCGGCCGGAGTCGCTCTCGGAGCCGACTTGAAGGTTGGTTTCATTGACTCGGAACGAATCTTTGCGGAATTCAAGGGAGTTCAGGAGGCACAGACGCAATTCGATCGGGAGATCCAGACTTGGAAGGCGCAGGCGACCCAGATGAAGGGCGAGAACGACAAGTTGAGAGGAGAGATTGACTCTCAAAAACTGATGTTGAGTGAGGCCAAACTCCAGGAGAAGGAGACCGAACTGCAGGGAAAGGTTCGGGCGTACGAAGAATTCGTTCAACGAATCTGGGGACCCAACGGAGAATTGGAGCAGAAAAACGAACAGTTGACCAAGCCTATCGTTGCGAAGATCAGGACCGTCGTTGACAAGATAGGCATGGACGAGAACTTCTCTTTCATTCTGGATGCTGCTGACGGCAACATCGTTTTCGGCAGCAAGGCCCTGGATCTCACTGACAGAGTTCTTGAAGAGCTGGGCAAAATGGAATAGTATTCTTTGACTGTGGCGGCCCCGTATGCGTAAAACGTAAAGGGAAGAAAATGCGTCTGGACAAGCTCGCAGAGCTTCTGAATGGAGTGGCTGTTGGCGACGGTTCCGTAGAGATTACCGGCGTCGCGGGAATCAAGGAAGCGAAGGAAGGCGACATCACCTTCCTGGTCAATCCTAAGTACGAATCCTACGTGGCCACCACGGAGGCCTCGGCCGTGATCGTGGCAAACGGCCACAAGGAGATTTCCAAGCCGATCATTCAGATTGAAAACCCATATCTGGCCTTTCTGAAGGCCGTGCGTCTGTTCAGAACCGACACGCAGAAGGTCGCTTGGGGCGTCCATTCGACCGCCGTGATCGGTAAGAACGTGAAGCTGGGCCAGCGGATTTCGATCGGACCGTTTGTCGTTATCGACGACGATGCCGAACTGGGCGACGACGTCGTCGTGATGGCTCTGACGTATGTCGGGGCTCGATGCAAGCTAGGCAAGGGGACCTTCGTGTATCCCAACGTCACTCTTCGCGAAGACATCGCCGTCGGGGAAAGAGTAATCATTCACAGCGGGGCGGTGGTCGGAAGCGACGGCTTTGGTTTCGCCCGGGAGGGCGAGGCTTACCACAAGATTCCGCAAGTCGGTAACGTAGAAGTAGGCGACGACGTGGAGATCGGAGCCAACGTGACGATCGACAGAGCCACGACGGGCACTACCTCGATTGGGCGAGGCACCAAGATCGACAATCTGGTGCAGATAGCGCACAACGTCGTGATTGGAGAAAACTGCATCATAGTCGCGCAAGTCGGAATATCCGGCAGCACGGAAATAGGGAAAGGTGTGACACTCGCGGGCCAGGTTGGAATAGTGGGGCACATAAAGATAGGCGACAACGCAATGGTGGGCTCTCAGGCAGGTGTTACCAAGTCTGTTCCGGCAGGAGCAAGGGTGAGCGGTTATCCGGCTGCACCTCACGACACTGCAAAGCGGTTGCATGCGAGCCTGAAGAGACTTCCTCAGCTCATGAAGCAATTCAAGGAGCTTGAGAGGCGGGTCGACGACTTGGAGAAGGAGGGGGAGGATGCTGAAACAGCAAACGACGATTAAACACTCCGTCCGGTACGAGGGCATAGGACTTCACACGGGGAGGAAGTCCGTGGCCGTGTTCAAACCGGCCCCCGTGGGGCACGGCATCAGGTTTGTGAGGGTGGACGTTCCCGGACGGCCGGAGATAGTCGTGAGCCCAAAGAACGCCAAGTACGACCACATAGCGGGCAGGAGAACAATACTCACGGACGGGACCGTCGAGGTGCACACGGTAGAGCACATCCTCGCGACGCTGGCCGGCCTCGGGATTGACAACGTGGTCATCGAGTTGGATTCCGTTGAGGCTGCCGAGGCCTCGGACGGAAGCGCCGCTCCGTTTGTGGAACTCCTGCGAGGCGCGGGACTGGTCAAGCAGAGTGCGCCGAAGAGATATTTCAGGATAACGAGGCCGATCTCGTTCAACGAAGAGGGTGTCGAGATCGTTGCTGTTCCCCACAACGGCCTCAAGATAAGTTTCACGATCGAATACGAGAATCCCTGGGTGGGAACTCAGTATGCCTCCTTCGAAGTGGACGAGCAGACGTTTGCCAGTCAAATCGCTCCCGCCAGAACTTTCGTGCTCTTCAAGGACGTGGACGGTCTGAGAGAAAGGGGCATGATAAAGGGAGGAAATCCCGAGAACGCCATCGTGGTTGAGGACGACGGCATAATGAACGACGTTCCGTTGCGCTTCAAGGACGAGTTTGTGCGTCACAAAATCCTTGATTTTCTCGGAGACCTGTTCTTGGTCGGGCTCCCCCTGCTGGGTCACTTCATTGCGGTCAGGTCCGGTCACGCGAGTAACGTGAAGTTCGTCAAGAAACTGAGCGCGGAACTGAGGTCCGACGGGTTTCTTCGCGCCCAGACCACGGAGGCGGGCAAGGGCTATCTGGACATCAATGCGATCCTTCAGATAATGCCGCACAGATATCCGTTCATGCTCGTCGACAGAATCCTCGAGTTGGAAGACAGGAAGCGAGTCGTCGGCATTAAGAACGTCACGATGAACGAACCCTTTTTTGCGGGGCACTTCCCGAATCACCCCATCATGCCGGCCGTTCTGATCATAGAAGCAATGGCCCAGGTGGGCGGCGTGCTCCTCCTGAGCACCGTCGATAATCCTGAAGAGAAGCTTGTCTACTTCATGGCAATCGACAACGCGAAGTTCAGAAAACCAGTCATGCCGGGGGACCAGCTAAGATTCGAACTCGAGCTGGTGAGACTCAGAAACAGGATCTGCAAGATGAGCGGGAAAGCCTTCGTCGACGGAGAGCTTGTCGCAGAAGCTGACCTTCTCTCCACGATAGTTGACCGGTAGGGCCCGCGCTAGCGAGAAAACGTTATGCCTCAGGTTCATCCCACCGCGTTGGTAGATTCGAGGGCCAGACTTGCGGAAGACGTTGTCGTCGGCCCACATTGCATAATCTCGGACGAGGTCGTTATAGGTTCCGGCACGGTCTTGGGAAGCAACGTGGTGATAGAGGGGTTCACCAGGGTCGGCAGGAACTGTCGAATTCTACATTTCGCCGTCTTGGGCGGCCCGCCTCAAGACCTCAAATACAAGGGTGCACGCAGCCTTGTGGAGATAGGCGACTCATGCACCATAAGAGAATTCGTGACCATAAACAGAGCCACGGGTGAGGGAGAGAAGACGGTAGTCGGCAACAATAATCTGCTCATGGCCTACGTACACCTGGCTCACAATTGCGTAATCGGCGACAATGTAGTGCTTGCAAACGCGGTGAACCTTGCCGGGCATGTGAGGATCGACGACTACGCGGCAATTGGAGGGATGACCCCCATCCACCAATTCGTAAGGATCGGCCGCCATGCCTTCGTAGGGGGAGGCTCCAGGGTTCCAAAAGATGTGCCCCCGTTCATCAGGGCCGCGGGGAACCCGCTGAGGGTGGTCGGACTTAACTCGGTCGGGCTCCAAAGAAGGGAGTTTCCGGCCGACGTTCGGCTCGAGTTGAAAAGGCTGTATCGGCTCTTCTATCGTTCGAACCTGAACGTGAGTCAAGCGATCGCCAAGAGCAAGGCAGAATTGCGCGACATCCCCGAGGTGAGGGAGTTCTTGAACTTCGTAGAACAGTCCGAGAGGGGAATCTCCGGCTGAGGAGAAACACTCCACGAGACCCCGGAACCTCTCTGTCGCTGAGAATGTGATGCCAGCCGAGAAGGGCCTTTGGTGCTTCACGGACGCGCCATTGGCCTTTTGTTCCAACCGACACTCGCTCGAGCTTGAAGAGGACCGAGAAACATGAACGAAAGAGCGCGCCTGAGAGTCGGAGTAGTGGGGGTGGGACACCTTGGTAAGGAGCACGCCCGCGTAATGGCTTCTTTGCCCGGCGCCGAACTGGTCGGCGTGTACGACACCAGGCTCGACGTCGGACGCAAGGTGGCAAACGAACTCGGCACACGGGCGCTCGATTCGCTTGACCAGTTGCTCTCTTGTGTCGAGGCCGTCAGCGTCGCCGTTCCCACGACTGCGCATTTCGAGGTTGCCTCGGCGTGCATAGCACGCGGGATCCACGTCATGGTCGAGAAGCCACTCGCGGCGACGATCGAAGAAGCGCGCGCGTTGGTGGATGCCTCTCGGACTCACTCGGTAATCGTGCAGACCGGTCACATCGAGAGATTCAACCCCATAGTCCGGGCCGCCCTCTCCGTCGTCAAAGAGCCAAGATTCATCGAAAGCCACAGACTCTCGTCGTTCGTAGGTCGCAGCACCGACGTGGACGTGGTCCTGGATCTCATGATACACGACATCGATCTTGCACTGGCCACCGTTCAAAGCGAGATTCGATCGGTGGAGGCCACCGGCGTACCGATT includes:
- a CDS encoding OmpH family outer membrane protein; translated protein: MRTATSLVLVGVFFLCLVSAGVALGADLKVGFIDSERIFAEFKGVQEAQTQFDREIQTWKAQATQMKGENDKLRGEIDSQKLMLSEAKLQEKETELQGKVRAYEEFVQRIWGPNGELEQKNEQLTKPIVAKIRTVVDKIGMDENFSFILDAADGNIVFGSKALDLTDRVLEELGKME
- the lpxD gene encoding UDP-3-O-(3-hydroxymyristoyl)glucosamine N-acyltransferase, coding for MRLDKLAELLNGVAVGDGSVEITGVAGIKEAKEGDITFLVNPKYESYVATTEASAVIVANGHKEISKPIIQIENPYLAFLKAVRLFRTDTQKVAWGVHSTAVIGKNVKLGQRISIGPFVVIDDDAELGDDVVVMALTYVGARCKLGKGTFVYPNVTLREDIAVGERVIIHSGAVVGSDGFGFAREGEAYHKIPQVGNVEVGDDVEIGANVTIDRATTGTTSIGRGTKIDNLVQIAHNVVIGENCIIVAQVGISGSTEIGKGVTLAGQVGIVGHIKIGDNAMVGSQAGVTKSVPAGARVSGYPAAPHDTAKRLHASLKRLPQLMKQFKELERRVDDLEKEGEDAETANDD
- a CDS encoding bifunctional UDP-3-O-[3-hydroxymyristoyl] N-acetylglucosamine deacetylase/3-hydroxyacyl-ACP dehydratase; its protein translation is MLKQQTTIKHSVRYEGIGLHTGRKSVAVFKPAPVGHGIRFVRVDVPGRPEIVVSPKNAKYDHIAGRRTILTDGTVEVHTVEHILATLAGLGIDNVVIELDSVEAAEASDGSAAPFVELLRGAGLVKQSAPKRYFRITRPISFNEEGVEIVAVPHNGLKISFTIEYENPWVGTQYASFEVDEQTFASQIAPARTFVLFKDVDGLRERGMIKGGNPENAIVVEDDGIMNDVPLRFKDEFVRHKILDFLGDLFLVGLPLLGHFIAVRSGHASNVKFVKKLSAELRSDGFLRAQTTEAGKGYLDINAILQIMPHRYPFMLVDRILELEDRKRVVGIKNVTMNEPFFAGHFPNHPIMPAVLIIEAMAQVGGVLLLSTVDNPEEKLVYFMAIDNAKFRKPVMPGDQLRFELELVRLRNRICKMSGKAFVDGELVAEADLLSTIVDR
- the bamA gene encoding outer membrane protein assembly factor BamA, translated to MKKTCLALLVVFFFLCVLGAPASGQLTSGQFVPDQLASGAGEVKVPPILEIRLSGLDQVDSSVVLNSFGIAPGAVFNFEIVRKGVRSLYSLGYFADIWVEAEQTAAGIVLTLVLTENPRVVGIELEGVKGIDEKTLKEKLTLKENDFLNQRAISAQKDTIVTAYQDEGYPMATVSAVTTQEKEKGRVVVTFGVDEGKKVRVKRVDFSGNRSIGSVKLRKQMDTKIKSWWRGGKFKQETLDRDLEQIVKYYQSQGFRDAKILDHQLSYSKDKRDLVIGIGIEEGPPYLVGNTEWSGNSVVSTEDLKRLPTYKNGDRYDIEKIEKTLSDVYSVYAEHGYIFVNVDKQESVDGAAVNIRFSIEENEPSFVRHVLVEGNDRTKEKVIRRELTVKPGQPFKRSVLMRSQRDVYSLGYFEDVIVDYQVNQPPDIDLIFKIKEKQTGTATAGVGFTSDAGLTGYVELGHNNLFGNGQSVTLHLEKGAKRTNLNLSFTEPWFRDTHTSLGADIYNLQTNRDLYDEYRKGCGVRVGRPIPWIDYSAGYVSYTLEDITLDDFSSSYTGDLDEVDWPQRTSMIETAFIRNSTDSPFYPSKGSKFTLNSEFTGGPLGGDQDFHKHTIDLKWYHKVYWKTALLVRPRLGVMDSYRRSQKVPSYDRFRLGGTTVDFLRGYSDYEVVPDKNVRYVDGTIVRWPGGRLMSALTLEYQFPVADPLHALFFLDVGATWNNEKEIDFSGFKKGAGFGVRIDIPMLGQVGFDYGYGFDRIGGGKWEPHFIMGRLF
- the lpxA gene encoding acyl-ACP--UDP-N-acetylglucosamine O-acyltransferase; its protein translation is MPQVHPTALVDSRARLAEDVVVGPHCIISDEVVIGSGTVLGSNVVIEGFTRVGRNCRILHFAVLGGPPQDLKYKGARSLVEIGDSCTIREFVTINRATGEGEKTVVGNNNLLMAYVHLAHNCVIGDNVVLANAVNLAGHVRIDDYAAIGGMTPIHQFVRIGRHAFVGGGSRVPKDVPPFIRAAGNPLRVVGLNSVGLQRREFPADVRLELKRLYRLFYRSNLNVSQAIAKSKAELRDIPEVREFLNFVEQSERGISG
- a CDS encoding Gfo/Idh/MocA family oxidoreductase, whose amino-acid sequence is MNERARLRVGVVGVGHLGKEHARVMASLPGAELVGVYDTRLDVGRKVANELGTRALDSLDQLLSCVEAVSVAVPTTAHFEVASACIARGIHVMVEKPLAATIEEARALVDASRTHSVIVQTGHIERFNPIVRAALSVVKEPRFIESHRLSSFVGRSTDVDVVLDLMIHDIDLALATVQSEIRSVEATGVPILSPNVDIANARLLFANGAVANLTASRVSKERVRKIRFFARDSYVSVDCLAGKAELYKKGFEAKRAGEELPWEESQIAPGIVRRTIVVSGQEPLRLELEHFVKCVLHGERPAVDGVAGLKAMEAALKVSEKIAEGIERYRLPSERQE